The following are encoded together in the Flavihumibacter fluvii genome:
- a CDS encoding heparan-alpha-glucosaminide N-acetyltransferase domain-containing protein, which translates to MSSPTIRIGAIDILRALTMLLMIFVNDLWSLKGIPDWLEHVPADADGMGLADTVFPGFLFIVGMSVPFAIRNRHQKGDSNWLVSWHILKRSFALLVMGVFLVNGEYINSAATGLPVLWWNVLSCTGFILLWNNYPKSLPRTVVIILQSLAAAVLLYLAIIFRGGEGSSLSRFSTWWWGILGLIGWAYGVCALLFTWSNGKITWLAVGWLASLALCSANHLQWLPQSGFFRQVISPVGEGSMTAFTIGGALAAEFFWKESNKPGFKFSKLVLIFGIAAILLAGAGFLSRPEWGISKMRATPSWVLICSAIMLVSFLFIYWLVDIQQKSNWFSLIKPAGTETLLCYLVPYYAYALVQLNHLWLPDSLLTGGIGLLKSLAFSLLVIIIAGLLSKKWIRLKL; encoded by the coding sequence ATGTCTTCCCCAACGATCCGGATTGGCGCCATTGATATCCTTCGTGCACTGACCATGCTCCTGATGATCTTCGTGAATGACCTCTGGTCACTCAAAGGCATTCCGGATTGGCTGGAACATGTGCCTGCCGATGCAGATGGCATGGGCCTCGCAGATACAGTGTTTCCCGGCTTCCTGTTCATTGTAGGTATGTCTGTGCCTTTTGCCATAAGAAACAGGCACCAGAAAGGCGACAGTAACTGGCTGGTCAGCTGGCATATTCTTAAAAGGAGTTTTGCCCTGTTAGTAATGGGCGTCTTCCTTGTGAATGGTGAGTACATCAATAGTGCTGCAACAGGTTTGCCTGTATTGTGGTGGAATGTGTTGTCCTGCACCGGATTCATTTTACTCTGGAATAATTATCCGAAAAGCCTGCCCCGAACGGTGGTCATTATTTTACAGTCACTGGCTGCAGCAGTGCTACTGTATCTTGCGATTATTTTCCGGGGCGGTGAAGGGTCCTCTTTATCGCGTTTCTCCACCTGGTGGTGGGGGATACTCGGACTGATCGGATGGGCATATGGTGTATGCGCTTTGTTGTTTACCTGGTCAAACGGAAAAATCACCTGGCTGGCTGTAGGCTGGCTGGCCAGCCTTGCGCTTTGTTCGGCTAACCACCTGCAATGGTTGCCGCAGTCGGGTTTTTTCAGGCAGGTCATCAGTCCGGTTGGCGAAGGATCAATGACCGCGTTTACCATCGGTGGCGCATTGGCGGCGGAGTTTTTCTGGAAGGAAAGCAACAAGCCCGGCTTCAAATTTTCAAAGCTGGTGCTGATTTTTGGAATCGCTGCCATCCTGCTTGCAGGTGCCGGATTTCTTTCCAGGCCTGAATGGGGGATTTCAAAAATGAGGGCAACGCCTTCGTGGGTATTGATCTGCTCTGCAATTATGCTGGTTTCCTTTTTATTCATTTACTGGCTGGTAGATATCCAACAGAAAAGCAATTGGTTCAGCCTGATCAAACCCGCCGGTACAGAAACCTTATTATGTTACCTGGTTCCCTATTATGCCTATGCGCTGGTTCAGCTGAACCACTTATGGTTACCCGACAGCCTGCTGACAGGCGGAATAGGCTTGCTGAAATCCCTGGCCTTTTCCTTATTGGTCATTATTATTGCCGGCTTACTTTCGAAGAAATGGATCAGGCTGAAGCTATAA